From a single Metopolophium dirhodum isolate CAU chromosome 6, ASM1992520v1, whole genome shotgun sequence genomic region:
- the LOC132946983 gene encoding mothers against decapentaplegic homolog 4-like, whose amino-acid sequence METDAHLMSQAQLYAQAPQPLQIQHSPAPKPTKGMQQTSAPTSADACLSIVQSLMCYRQGWEREAFAKRAIESLVKKLKGKRDELDNLILAITTNGSNPSKCVTIQRTLDGRLQIAGRKVFPHVIYARIWRWPDLHKNELKHLKYCQYGFDLKCDSVCVNPYHYDRVVSPGIDLSGLTLQSGTSNNGSGRIISLIDEYKAGGEGMSTSPTGSGQVSSSNMNSDVPGNSPSMSVQHHLPLLCHHRIPATDVSQQSTVSQAAGDIRLFRPTLQQHQISVNSQVQIKTEPCENWMPSTPSHTPPNRPTYMPFQNPSMLKVQKKDNLLPSQTTTPHDYQEPTTLMPGTITDNRPVQSTFTYTHSMKPPHPIFWGESEMGLNGLLSSQPAPEYWCLIAYFEFDTQVGEMFKVTSTCPNVTVDGYVDPSGGNRFCLGAICNVQRTEQSERVRLHIGKGIQLDLVGEGDVWLKCQSNQSVFLQSYYLDREAGRAPGDAVHKIYPRAYIKVFDLRQCYKQMCQQAETAKNAAAAQAAAVAGHLAGSQIVDGIAPVIRLSAVAGIGVDDLTRLCILRLSFVKGWGPNYPRSSIKETPCWIEVHLHRALQLLDEVLHSMQIDSSKVSQPGMKQ is encoded by the exons ATGGAAACGGACGCTCACTTGATGTCGCAAGCACAACTTTATGCACAAGCTCCTCAACCATTACAAATACAACACTCGCCAGCTCCTAAACCAA cCAAAGGAATGCAACAAACAAGTGCACCGACGTCAGCTGATGCCTGTTTGAGTATAGTACAAAGTTTGATGTGCTATCGACAGGGATGGGAAAGAGAAGCATTTGCCAAACGAGCGATTGAGTCActggttaaaaagttaaag GGTAAAAGAGATGAATTAGATAATCTTATTCTAGCTATAACTACAAATGGTTCGAATCCAAGTAAATGTGTTACAATACAAAGAACATTAGACGGACGGTTACAG atAGCTGGGCGTAAAGTTTTTCCGCATGTAATATATGCAAGAATCTGGCGATGGCCAgatttacataaaaatgaacTCAAGCACTTAAAGTATTGCCAATATggttttgatttaaaatgtgaTTCTGTGTGTGTTAATCCGTATCATTATGATCGTGTTGTATCACCAGGcatag atttaagtGGTCTAACACTACAAAGTGGTACATCTAATAATGGTTCTGGCCGAATAATTAGCCTAATAGATGAGTATAAAGCTGGCGGGGAAGGAATGTCTACCTCGCCAACTGGTTCTGGTCAAGTTAGCAGTTCCAATATGAACAGTGATGTACCCGGAAACAGCCCATCTATGAGTGTACAACATCACTTACCTCTTTTATGTCACCACAGAATTCCAGCCACTGATGTTTCTCAACAATCAACCGTCTCTCAAGCTGCTg gagATATTCGTTTGTTTCGGCCCACACTACAGCAGCACCAAATTAGTGTAAATTCTCAAGTACAGATTAAGACTGAACCATGTGAAAATTGGATGCCAAGTACACCATCACATACACCTCCCAATA GACCAACATACATGCCATTTCAAAATCCCAGTATGCTCAAAGTACAAAAGAAAgacaatttat TACCTAGTCAAACAACGACACCTCATGATTATCAAGAACCTACCACCCTGATGCCTGGTACAATAACAGATAATCGACCAGTACAAAGCACATTTACTTATACACATTCAATGAAACCACCACATCCAATATTTT GGGGAGAGTCTGAAATGGGACTTAATGGTTTATTATCATCTCAGCCAGCTCCTGAATATTGGTGTTTAATTGCTTACTTTGAATTTGATACTCAAGTTGGAGAAATGTTTAAAGTTACATCTACTTGCCCTAATGTCACTGTTGATGGTTATGTTGATCCCTCTGGAGGTAATCGATTTTGTTTGGGTGCCATCTGTAATGTTCAAAGGACAGAACAAAGTGAAAGAGTTAG ATTGCATATTGGGAAAGGTATTCAATTAGATCTGGTTGGAGAAGGAGATGTTTGGTTAAAATGTCAGAGTAATCAATCAGTTTTTTTGCAGTCATATTATTTAGATAGAGAAGCTGGTAGAGCACCAGGAGATGCAGTCCATAAAATTTATCCTCGTGCATACATTAAA gtttttgaTCTTAGACAGTGTTATAAGCAAATGTGTCAACAAGCTGAAACAGCTAAAAACGCAGCTGCCGCACAAGCGGCAGCAGTTGCAGGACACCTTGCAGGATCTCAAATTGTGGATGGTATTGCTCCAGTTATAA GGTTGAGTGCTGTAGCAGGTATTGGAGTAGACGATTTAACAAGATTGTGCATATTAAGATTAAGTTTTGTAAAAGGTTGGGGTCCCAACTATCCACGAAGTAGCATTAAAGAGACTCCATGCTGGATAGAA gtTCATTTACATCGAGCATTACAACTTTTGGATGAAGTGTTACACTCAATGCAAATAGATTCATCAAAAGTGTCGCAGCCGGGAATGAAGCAATAA